A window of Chaetodon auriga isolate fChaAug3 chromosome 2, fChaAug3.hap1, whole genome shotgun sequence contains these coding sequences:
- the nisch gene encoding nischarin isoform X1, producing MMESDPFPEEVSERKVCVVGSELVENYTVYIIEVTDGEHKWTVKHRYSDFHDLHEKLTAEKKVDRRLLPPKKMLGKNSKSLVERRQKELELYLQTLLQQFPQATPTPLACFLHFHLYEINGITAALAEELFHKGEQLLQAGEVFSLHPLQLYSVSQQLRLAKPTCCNGDAKTDLGHILDFTCRLRYLKICGTRGPVGTSNIQESSLPFDLSVFKSLLQIEISECSSQQIRGLSSLRSSLATLSIHYSTESMMSILVPEASEFSQWEPEGAESGCPVTAVIPVWRNLTTLDMSHNCISAIDGSVKLIPKVEFLDLSYNQLSTVENLQHLYNLVHVDLSYNSLRVLEAAHTRLGNIKTLSLAGNQLDQLTGLTKLYSLVNLDLSHNQLAQLEEIRNIGSLPCLEKLNLSSNPMCIIPDYRTKVLAQFGDRAAEVCLDGKVTTEKELDTVEVLKAIQKAKEVKDRMSSGDKKISEETRLSAAAPPHLSSSLPSSSSCCTSAVAPPAVTSSSSSSSSSCPAQQAVCPSQEVTSREEATVPPSVLPPVDAAPPPASFNTNTHLLSANPTQVQQPAVSLSEHTHCGAPTSISTITVCCVCSSSSSRPVETTCFSCSAPWCPLFPAHLLSLSSFNKDFITQLSHRLSSTLKEQQVKTKEEEEQEEEREEEKPSESREVQSCVELTEVGCPSPGSRDGYFEMGLDDSVEESVCSSSTSLAVPPAEDPDGQQGELCEEEEEEQLQVSRVLWCYCLQVKEEVEQKEACLVLTDRQLGLMYLSDDFSWTNQDADQQQSPPVEEVLSSLQLNLLVPYSQLLLSSEAELPDSCLAFGLQAGSTRWYIFSEAEELRQTRNELTVLIQAPVSQNDPELPNTPHLLPRSVINSWELEESQGAQGGYPAHLFPSSSSSNLDTHPLLSDILSKSEEPSLPSLLFLTHRHLWVLKIDFKELAERERSSADLHQSSSSWCRLVRVPLGSVVLHPRERASLLGDKSINTCPDPKHHCRRSHTVELLLGGQRLLLLFPLAQDGSSFLRELSQRRASLEGLKMVALPRPCTPCPHQGQHTQGHYRSRDQCCCTSTRKSHSTSSWDSSRLQVEENQPSPHLTPGLSPGLKLLAGLGGQQLLAYFHRYLAMSEAEEVRQVLWLSVVLYKSPESELTCCLLLSTDTIYFLLEDSASTLGHHSVLDIMDSGDPDVCLCCCLSIRLSELLSVNVGLFDQYFRVVGRSADHIVCCLSRDSYGTGVFLQELMSALSLQQQLPPPEPSDQDFYSQFTNTNTGKMQNYELVHSSRVKFIYPSEEEMGDLTFIVAERKTPASAASSSSRSFNVLLYLLVFQVHIPTSLPSQGSALSGHSASVSGSAPSPVLQPRTLILTSTDVFLLDEDYVSYPLPDFAKEPPSRERYQLREARRIRDLDRVLLGYQTYPQALTLVFDDLPGPDLLCHLTMDHFAAGGEEGLNRGGGASGGAEGEVQWCVFVPGADSRERLISLLARQWEALCSRELPVELTG from the exons ATGATGGAGTCCGACCCGTTTCCAGAGGAGGTTTCggagaggaaagtgtgtgttgtCGGGTCGGAGCTGGTGGAAAACTACACT GTATATATTATTGAGGTGACTGATGGAGAGCACAAGTGGACTGTGAAGCACCGCTACAGTGACTTCCACGACCTCCACGAAAAG CTGACGGCAGAGAAGAAGGTTGACCGACGGCTGCTTCCTCCAAAGAAGATGTTGGGGAAGAACTCGAAGAGTCTGGTGGAGCGGCGGCAGAAGGAGCTGGAACTCTACCTGCAGACGCTGCTGCAGCAGTTCCCACAGGCTACGCCCACTCCGCTCGCCTGCTTCCTGCACTTTCACCTTTAC gaAATCAACGGTATCACAGCAGCGCTGGCTGAGGAGCTGTTCCATAAAG gtgagcagctgctgcaggctggcgaagtcttttctctccatcctctgcagCTTTACTCCGTCTCCCAGCAGCTACGTTTGGCCAAACCAACCTGCTGTAATGGAGACGCCAAGACCGACCTGGGACACATCCTGGACTTCACCTGCAGGCTGCGATACCTCAAG ATTTGTGGTACCAGAGGTCCAGTAGGAACGAGTAACATCCAGGAGAGCAGTCTCCCCTTCGACCTATCTGTTTTCAAATCGCTGCTGCAGATAGAG aTCAGTGAGTGCAGCTCGCAGCAGATTCGAGGTCTGTCGTCTCTGAGGTCGAGTCTGGCAACTCTGAGTATCCATTACTCCACAGAAAGCATGATG TCGATCCTGGTCCCTGAGGCGAGCGAGTTCTCACAGTGGGAGCCTGAGGGGGCGGAGTCTGGCTGCCCCGTCACAGCCGTCATCCCTGTGTGGAGAAACCTGACCACGCTGGACATGAGCCACAACTGCATCAGCGCCATCGACGGCTCCGTG AAACTGATTCCAAAGGTGGAGTTTCTGGATCTGAGCTACAACCAGCTGTCCACAGTGGAAAACCTCCAG CACCTGTACAATCTGGTCCACGTGGATCTGTCCTACAACAGCCTGCGGGTCCTGGAAGCTGCTCACACTCGACTGGGCAACATCAAAACCCTGAGCCTGGCTGGCAACCAGCTGGACCAACTGACCGGCCTCACCAAGCTCTACTCTCTGGTCAACCTGGACCTCAGCCACAACCAGCTGGCTCAG ttgGAGGAGATCAGGAACATCGGCTCTCTGCCCTGTCTGGAAAAACTCAACCTGTCCAGTAACCCCATGTGCATCATCCCAGACTACAGAACCAAAGTCCTGGCCCAGTTTGGAGACCGCGCAGCAGAG GTTTGTCTGGATGGTAAAGTGACGACAGAAAAGGAGCTGGACACAGTCGAAGTGCTGAAAGCCATTCAGAAAGCCAAAGAAGTCAAAGACCGGATGAGCAGCGGCGACAAGAAG ATCAGTGAGGAGACCAGGCTGTCTGCCGCCgcacctcctcacctctcctcctctctcccctcctcctcctcctgctgcacctCTGCTGttgctcctcctgctgtcacctcctcctcctcttcctcttcctcctcctgtccggCCCAGCAGGCTGTCTGCCCCAGCCAAG AAGTGACGAGCAGAGAAGAAGCCACAGTCCCCCCCAGTGTCCTCCCTCCTGTGGACGCTGCACCTCCCCCTGCAAGCTttaacaccaacacacacctcCTGTCTGCTAACCCCACCcag gtaCAACaacctgctgtcagtctgtctgaacacacacactgtggagctCCCACAAGTATTTCTACTATTACTGTCTG ttgtgtctgctcctcttcctcctccagaccAGTTGAAACCACTTGCTTCTCCTGCAGCGCGCCCTGGTGtcctctgtttcctgctcacctgctctccctctcctccttcaacAAAGACTTCATTACCCAGCTCTCCCatcgcctcagctccaccctgaaggagcagcaggtgaagacaaaggaagaggaagagcaggaggaggagagggaggaagagaagccGTCTGAATCCAGAGAGGTTCAGTCCTGTGTGGAGCTCACCGAGGTTGGATGTCCCAG TCCAGGCTCCAGGGACGGATACTTTGAGATGGGTCTGGATGACTCTGTTGAGGAGTCggtctgctcctcctccacgtCGCTCGCTGTTCCTCCTGCAGAAGACCCCgatggccagcagggggagctctgtgaagaggaggaggaggagcagcttcaggtcAGCAGGGTTCTGTGGTGCTACTGTCTtcaggtgaaggaggaggtggagcagaagGAGGCGTGTCTGGTGCTGACGGACCGGCAGTTGGGCCTGATGTACCTATCAGATGATTTCTCATGGACCAATCAGGACGCAG accagcagcagagtcCTCCTGTTGAGGAGGTGCTGTCCAGCCTGCAGCTGAACCTCCTCGTGCCATACTCCCAGCTCCTGCTGTCCTCCGAGGCCGAGCTCCCTGACTCCTGCCTTGCATTTGGCCTCCAAGCCGGATCGACCCGGTGGTACATCTTCTCCGAGGCCGAGGAGCTCCGTCAGACCAGGAACGAGCTCACAGTGCTGATCCag GCACCAGTGTCGCAGAATGACCCGGAGCTCCCTAAcactcctcacctcctccctcgtTCGGTCATCAACTCCTGGGAGTTGGAGGAGAGTCAGGGAGCCCAGGGAGGCTATCCTGCCCAcctcttcccttcctcttcctcctctaacCTGGACACCCACCCCCTCCTGTCAGACATCTTATCCAAGAGCGAGGAGCCCAGcctgccctctctcctctttctcacgCACCGACACCTCTGGGTGCTGAAGATCGACTTCAAAGAGcttgcagaaagagagaggagcagcgcAGACCTTCAtcaatcctcctcctcctggtgcAGGCTGGTCCGTGTGCCCCTTGGCTCTGTGGTCCTTCACCCCAGAGAGAGAGCTTCTCTGCTCGGGGACAAATCCATAAACACCTGCCCCGACCCAAAGCACCACTGCAG GAGGAGCCacactgtggagctgctgctgggcggccagaggctgctgctgctcttccctCTGGCCCAGGACGGAAGCTCCTTCCTGCGGGAACTGAGCCAGCGGAGAGCCTCTCTGGAGGGCCTGAAGATGGTGGCCCTGCCCCGGCCCTGCACGCCCTGCCCACACCAGGGGCAACACACACAAG GCCACTACAGATCCAGGGACCAGTGCTGTTGTACCAGTACCAGGAAATCACACAGCACCAGCAG ctgggactcatccCGCCTCCAGGTAGAGGAGAACCAGCCATCCCCCCACCTCACCCCGGGCCTCTCCCCAGGACTGAAGCTCCTGGCTGGGCTTGGAGGACAGCAACTGCTGGCCTACTTCCACAGATATCTAGCAAtg tctgaggcagaggaggtgagacaGGTCTTGTGGCTGTCTGTGGTTCTCTACAAGTCTCCAGAGTCTGAGCTCACCTGCTGCTTGCTGCTCTCCACTGATACAATCTACTTCCTGCTGGAGGACTCCGCCTCCACCCTCGGTCATCACTCAG tgttggACATAATGGACTCCGGAGATCCTgacgtctgtctgtgctgctgtctctccatcagactgtctgagctgctgtcgGTAAATGTGGGACTGTTTGACCAGTACTTCAGAGTCGTAG gTCGTTCGGCCGATCACATCGTGTGCTGTCTCAGCAGGGACAGCTATGGGACGGGCGTCTTCCTTCAGGAGCTGATGTCGGCTCTCAGTCTGCAGCAACAGCTTCCTCCTCCAGAGCCGTCAGATCAGGACTTCTACTCTCAGttcaccaacacaaacacag GTAAAATGCAGAACTATGAGCTGgtccacagcagcagggtgaagtTTATTTATCccagtgaggaggagatgggagaCCTGACCTTCATCgtggcagagaggaagactCCGGCCAGTGCAGCGTCCTCGTCCTCACGCTCCTTCAACGTCCTGCTGTATCTGCTCGTCTTCCAG GTCCACATCCCCACCAGTCTGCCCAGCCAAGGCTCCGCTCTCTCAGGccactctgcctctgtttctggCTCCGCCCCATCTCCTGTACTCCAGCCCAGGACTTTGATCCTGACCAGCACCGACGTGTTCCTATTGGATGAGGACTATGTCAGCTATCCTCTGCCTGACTTTGCCAAAGAACCTCCCTCCAG GGAGCGGTACCAGCTGCGCGAGGCTCGGAGGATCCGGG
- the nisch gene encoding nischarin isoform X3, translating into MMESDPFPEEVSERKVCVVGSELVENYTVYIIEVTDGEHKWTVKHRYSDFHDLHEKLTAEKKVDRRLLPPKKMLGKNSKSLVERRQKELELYLQTLLQQFPQATPTPLACFLHFHLYEINGITAALAEELFHKGEQLLQAGEVFSLHPLQLYSVSQQLRLAKPTCCNGDAKTDLGHILDFTCRLRYLKICGTRGPVGTSNIQESSLPFDLSVFKSLLQIEISECSSQQIRGLSSLRSSLATLSIHYSTESMMSILVPEASEFSQWEPEGAESGCPVTAVIPVWRNLTTLDMSHNCISAIDGSVKLIPKVEFLDLSYNQLSTVENLQHLYNLVHVDLSYNSLRVLEAAHTRLGNIKTLSLAGNQLDQLTGLTKLYSLVNLDLSHNQLAQLEEIRNIGSLPCLEKLNLSSNPMCIIPDYRTKVLAQFGDRAAEVCLDGKVTTEKELDTVEVLKAIQKAKEVKDRMSSGDKKISEETRLSAAAPPHLSSSLPSSSSCCTSAVAPPAVTSSSSSSSSSCPAQQAVCPSQGTTTCCQSV; encoded by the exons ATGATGGAGTCCGACCCGTTTCCAGAGGAGGTTTCggagaggaaagtgtgtgttgtCGGGTCGGAGCTGGTGGAAAACTACACT GTATATATTATTGAGGTGACTGATGGAGAGCACAAGTGGACTGTGAAGCACCGCTACAGTGACTTCCACGACCTCCACGAAAAG CTGACGGCAGAGAAGAAGGTTGACCGACGGCTGCTTCCTCCAAAGAAGATGTTGGGGAAGAACTCGAAGAGTCTGGTGGAGCGGCGGCAGAAGGAGCTGGAACTCTACCTGCAGACGCTGCTGCAGCAGTTCCCACAGGCTACGCCCACTCCGCTCGCCTGCTTCCTGCACTTTCACCTTTAC gaAATCAACGGTATCACAGCAGCGCTGGCTGAGGAGCTGTTCCATAAAG gtgagcagctgctgcaggctggcgaagtcttttctctccatcctctgcagCTTTACTCCGTCTCCCAGCAGCTACGTTTGGCCAAACCAACCTGCTGTAATGGAGACGCCAAGACCGACCTGGGACACATCCTGGACTTCACCTGCAGGCTGCGATACCTCAAG ATTTGTGGTACCAGAGGTCCAGTAGGAACGAGTAACATCCAGGAGAGCAGTCTCCCCTTCGACCTATCTGTTTTCAAATCGCTGCTGCAGATAGAG aTCAGTGAGTGCAGCTCGCAGCAGATTCGAGGTCTGTCGTCTCTGAGGTCGAGTCTGGCAACTCTGAGTATCCATTACTCCACAGAAAGCATGATG TCGATCCTGGTCCCTGAGGCGAGCGAGTTCTCACAGTGGGAGCCTGAGGGGGCGGAGTCTGGCTGCCCCGTCACAGCCGTCATCCCTGTGTGGAGAAACCTGACCACGCTGGACATGAGCCACAACTGCATCAGCGCCATCGACGGCTCCGTG AAACTGATTCCAAAGGTGGAGTTTCTGGATCTGAGCTACAACCAGCTGTCCACAGTGGAAAACCTCCAG CACCTGTACAATCTGGTCCACGTGGATCTGTCCTACAACAGCCTGCGGGTCCTGGAAGCTGCTCACACTCGACTGGGCAACATCAAAACCCTGAGCCTGGCTGGCAACCAGCTGGACCAACTGACCGGCCTCACCAAGCTCTACTCTCTGGTCAACCTGGACCTCAGCCACAACCAGCTGGCTCAG ttgGAGGAGATCAGGAACATCGGCTCTCTGCCCTGTCTGGAAAAACTCAACCTGTCCAGTAACCCCATGTGCATCATCCCAGACTACAGAACCAAAGTCCTGGCCCAGTTTGGAGACCGCGCAGCAGAG GTTTGTCTGGATGGTAAAGTGACGACAGAAAAGGAGCTGGACACAGTCGAAGTGCTGAAAGCCATTCAGAAAGCCAAAGAAGTCAAAGACCGGATGAGCAGCGGCGACAAGAAG ATCAGTGAGGAGACCAGGCTGTCTGCCGCCgcacctcctcacctctcctcctctctcccctcctcctcctcctgctgcacctCTGCTGttgctcctcctgctgtcacctcctcctcctcttcctcttcctcctcctgtccggCCCAGCAGGCTGTCTGCCCCAGCCAAG gtaCAACaacctgctgtcagtctgtctga
- the nisch gene encoding nischarin isoform X2: MMESDPFPEEVSERKVCVVGSELVENYTVYIIEVTDGEHKWTVKHRYSDFHDLHEKLTAEKKVDRRLLPPKKMLGKNSKSLVERRQKELELYLQTLLQQFPQATPTPLACFLHFHLYEINGITAALAEELFHKGEQLLQAGEVFSLHPLQLYSVSQQLRLAKPTCCNGDAKTDLGHILDFTCRLRYLKICGTRGPVGTSNIQESSLPFDLSVFKSLLQIEISECSSQQIRGLSSLRSSLATLSIHYSTESMMSILVPEASEFSQWEPEGAESGCPVTAVIPVWRNLTTLDMSHNCISAIDGSVKLIPKVEFLDLSYNQLSTVENLQHLYNLVHVDLSYNSLRVLEAAHTRLGNIKTLSLAGNQLDQLTGLTKLYSLVNLDLSHNQLAQLEEIRNIGSLPCLEKLNLSSNPMCIIPDYRTKVLAQFGDRAAEVCLDGKVTTEKELDTVEVLKAIQKAKEVKDRMSSGDKKVQQPAVSLSEHTHCGAPTSISTITVCCVCSSSSSRPVETTCFSCSAPWCPLFPAHLLSLSSFNKDFITQLSHRLSSTLKEQQVKTKEEEEQEEEREEEKPSESREVQSCVELTEVGCPSPGSRDGYFEMGLDDSVEESVCSSSTSLAVPPAEDPDGQQGELCEEEEEEQLQVSRVLWCYCLQVKEEVEQKEACLVLTDRQLGLMYLSDDFSWTNQDADQQQSPPVEEVLSSLQLNLLVPYSQLLLSSEAELPDSCLAFGLQAGSTRWYIFSEAEELRQTRNELTVLIQAPVSQNDPELPNTPHLLPRSVINSWELEESQGAQGGYPAHLFPSSSSSNLDTHPLLSDILSKSEEPSLPSLLFLTHRHLWVLKIDFKELAERERSSADLHQSSSSWCRLVRVPLGSVVLHPRERASLLGDKSINTCPDPKHHCRRSHTVELLLGGQRLLLLFPLAQDGSSFLRELSQRRASLEGLKMVALPRPCTPCPHQGQHTQGHYRSRDQCCCTSTRKSHSTSSWDSSRLQVEENQPSPHLTPGLSPGLKLLAGLGGQQLLAYFHRYLAMSEAEEVRQVLWLSVVLYKSPESELTCCLLLSTDTIYFLLEDSASTLGHHSVLDIMDSGDPDVCLCCCLSIRLSELLSVNVGLFDQYFRVVGRSADHIVCCLSRDSYGTGVFLQELMSALSLQQQLPPPEPSDQDFYSQFTNTNTGKMQNYELVHSSRVKFIYPSEEEMGDLTFIVAERKTPASAASSSSRSFNVLLYLLVFQVHIPTSLPSQGSALSGHSASVSGSAPSPVLQPRTLILTSTDVFLLDEDYVSYPLPDFAKEPPSRERYQLREARRIRDLDRVLLGYQTYPQALTLVFDDLPGPDLLCHLTMDHFAAGGEEGLNRGGGASGGAEGEVQWCVFVPGADSRERLISLLARQWEALCSRELPVELTG, encoded by the exons ATGATGGAGTCCGACCCGTTTCCAGAGGAGGTTTCggagaggaaagtgtgtgttgtCGGGTCGGAGCTGGTGGAAAACTACACT GTATATATTATTGAGGTGACTGATGGAGAGCACAAGTGGACTGTGAAGCACCGCTACAGTGACTTCCACGACCTCCACGAAAAG CTGACGGCAGAGAAGAAGGTTGACCGACGGCTGCTTCCTCCAAAGAAGATGTTGGGGAAGAACTCGAAGAGTCTGGTGGAGCGGCGGCAGAAGGAGCTGGAACTCTACCTGCAGACGCTGCTGCAGCAGTTCCCACAGGCTACGCCCACTCCGCTCGCCTGCTTCCTGCACTTTCACCTTTAC gaAATCAACGGTATCACAGCAGCGCTGGCTGAGGAGCTGTTCCATAAAG gtgagcagctgctgcaggctggcgaagtcttttctctccatcctctgcagCTTTACTCCGTCTCCCAGCAGCTACGTTTGGCCAAACCAACCTGCTGTAATGGAGACGCCAAGACCGACCTGGGACACATCCTGGACTTCACCTGCAGGCTGCGATACCTCAAG ATTTGTGGTACCAGAGGTCCAGTAGGAACGAGTAACATCCAGGAGAGCAGTCTCCCCTTCGACCTATCTGTTTTCAAATCGCTGCTGCAGATAGAG aTCAGTGAGTGCAGCTCGCAGCAGATTCGAGGTCTGTCGTCTCTGAGGTCGAGTCTGGCAACTCTGAGTATCCATTACTCCACAGAAAGCATGATG TCGATCCTGGTCCCTGAGGCGAGCGAGTTCTCACAGTGGGAGCCTGAGGGGGCGGAGTCTGGCTGCCCCGTCACAGCCGTCATCCCTGTGTGGAGAAACCTGACCACGCTGGACATGAGCCACAACTGCATCAGCGCCATCGACGGCTCCGTG AAACTGATTCCAAAGGTGGAGTTTCTGGATCTGAGCTACAACCAGCTGTCCACAGTGGAAAACCTCCAG CACCTGTACAATCTGGTCCACGTGGATCTGTCCTACAACAGCCTGCGGGTCCTGGAAGCTGCTCACACTCGACTGGGCAACATCAAAACCCTGAGCCTGGCTGGCAACCAGCTGGACCAACTGACCGGCCTCACCAAGCTCTACTCTCTGGTCAACCTGGACCTCAGCCACAACCAGCTGGCTCAG ttgGAGGAGATCAGGAACATCGGCTCTCTGCCCTGTCTGGAAAAACTCAACCTGTCCAGTAACCCCATGTGCATCATCCCAGACTACAGAACCAAAGTCCTGGCCCAGTTTGGAGACCGCGCAGCAGAG GTTTGTCTGGATGGTAAAGTGACGACAGAAAAGGAGCTGGACACAGTCGAAGTGCTGAAAGCCATTCAGAAAGCCAAAGAAGTCAAAGACCGGATGAGCAGCGGCGACAAGAAG gtaCAACaacctgctgtcagtctgtctgaacacacacactgtggagctCCCACAAGTATTTCTACTATTACTGTCTG ttgtgtctgctcctcttcctcctccagaccAGTTGAAACCACTTGCTTCTCCTGCAGCGCGCCCTGGTGtcctctgtttcctgctcacctgctctccctctcctccttcaacAAAGACTTCATTACCCAGCTCTCCCatcgcctcagctccaccctgaaggagcagcaggtgaagacaaaggaagaggaagagcaggaggaggagagggaggaagagaagccGTCTGAATCCAGAGAGGTTCAGTCCTGTGTGGAGCTCACCGAGGTTGGATGTCCCAG TCCAGGCTCCAGGGACGGATACTTTGAGATGGGTCTGGATGACTCTGTTGAGGAGTCggtctgctcctcctccacgtCGCTCGCTGTTCCTCCTGCAGAAGACCCCgatggccagcagggggagctctgtgaagaggaggaggaggagcagcttcaggtcAGCAGGGTTCTGTGGTGCTACTGTCTtcaggtgaaggaggaggtggagcagaagGAGGCGTGTCTGGTGCTGACGGACCGGCAGTTGGGCCTGATGTACCTATCAGATGATTTCTCATGGACCAATCAGGACGCAG accagcagcagagtcCTCCTGTTGAGGAGGTGCTGTCCAGCCTGCAGCTGAACCTCCTCGTGCCATACTCCCAGCTCCTGCTGTCCTCCGAGGCCGAGCTCCCTGACTCCTGCCTTGCATTTGGCCTCCAAGCCGGATCGACCCGGTGGTACATCTTCTCCGAGGCCGAGGAGCTCCGTCAGACCAGGAACGAGCTCACAGTGCTGATCCag GCACCAGTGTCGCAGAATGACCCGGAGCTCCCTAAcactcctcacctcctccctcgtTCGGTCATCAACTCCTGGGAGTTGGAGGAGAGTCAGGGAGCCCAGGGAGGCTATCCTGCCCAcctcttcccttcctcttcctcctctaacCTGGACACCCACCCCCTCCTGTCAGACATCTTATCCAAGAGCGAGGAGCCCAGcctgccctctctcctctttctcacgCACCGACACCTCTGGGTGCTGAAGATCGACTTCAAAGAGcttgcagaaagagagaggagcagcgcAGACCTTCAtcaatcctcctcctcctggtgcAGGCTGGTCCGTGTGCCCCTTGGCTCTGTGGTCCTTCACCCCAGAGAGAGAGCTTCTCTGCTCGGGGACAAATCCATAAACACCTGCCCCGACCCAAAGCACCACTGCAG GAGGAGCCacactgtggagctgctgctgggcggccagaggctgctgctgctcttccctCTGGCCCAGGACGGAAGCTCCTTCCTGCGGGAACTGAGCCAGCGGAGAGCCTCTCTGGAGGGCCTGAAGATGGTGGCCCTGCCCCGGCCCTGCACGCCCTGCCCACACCAGGGGCAACACACACAAG GCCACTACAGATCCAGGGACCAGTGCTGTTGTACCAGTACCAGGAAATCACACAGCACCAGCAG ctgggactcatccCGCCTCCAGGTAGAGGAGAACCAGCCATCCCCCCACCTCACCCCGGGCCTCTCCCCAGGACTGAAGCTCCTGGCTGGGCTTGGAGGACAGCAACTGCTGGCCTACTTCCACAGATATCTAGCAAtg tctgaggcagaggaggtgagacaGGTCTTGTGGCTGTCTGTGGTTCTCTACAAGTCTCCAGAGTCTGAGCTCACCTGCTGCTTGCTGCTCTCCACTGATACAATCTACTTCCTGCTGGAGGACTCCGCCTCCACCCTCGGTCATCACTCAG tgttggACATAATGGACTCCGGAGATCCTgacgtctgtctgtgctgctgtctctccatcagactgtctgagctgctgtcgGTAAATGTGGGACTGTTTGACCAGTACTTCAGAGTCGTAG gTCGTTCGGCCGATCACATCGTGTGCTGTCTCAGCAGGGACAGCTATGGGACGGGCGTCTTCCTTCAGGAGCTGATGTCGGCTCTCAGTCTGCAGCAACAGCTTCCTCCTCCAGAGCCGTCAGATCAGGACTTCTACTCTCAGttcaccaacacaaacacag GTAAAATGCAGAACTATGAGCTGgtccacagcagcagggtgaagtTTATTTATCccagtgaggaggagatgggagaCCTGACCTTCATCgtggcagagaggaagactCCGGCCAGTGCAGCGTCCTCGTCCTCACGCTCCTTCAACGTCCTGCTGTATCTGCTCGTCTTCCAG GTCCACATCCCCACCAGTCTGCCCAGCCAAGGCTCCGCTCTCTCAGGccactctgcctctgtttctggCTCCGCCCCATCTCCTGTACTCCAGCCCAGGACTTTGATCCTGACCAGCACCGACGTGTTCCTATTGGATGAGGACTATGTCAGCTATCCTCTGCCTGACTTTGCCAAAGAACCTCCCTCCAG GGAGCGGTACCAGCTGCGCGAGGCTCGGAGGATCCGGG